In Rhodamnia argentea isolate NSW1041297 chromosome 4, ASM2092103v1, whole genome shotgun sequence, the following proteins share a genomic window:
- the LOC115752604 gene encoding ABC transporter I family member 1: MTLRKPPLPRLLLDNVSCMRNAQQILRHVNVSLHDGGALVLSGTNGSGKTTFLRMLAGFSRPSAGQILWNGHDVTQSGIFHQYKLQLNWLSLKDAIKEKFTVLDNVQWFELLEGKQGKSLPALELMGLGRLAKEKARMLSMGQRKRVQLARLLAIDRPIWLLDEPSVALDNDGVKLLEYIITEHRKKGGIVIVATHLPIQIEDAMVLRLPPRFPRRITSVDMLGRADIL; the protein is encoded by the coding sequence ATGACCCTCCGAAAACCTCCATTGCCTCGGCTCCTCCTTGACAATGTTTCTTGCATGAGAAATGCGCAACAGATCTTGCGTCATGTGAACGTCTCTCTTCATGATGGTGGAGCTCTTGTGCTGTCTGGAACCAATGGCTCGGGCAAAACCACATTCCTGCGTATGTTGGCAGGGTTTTCTCGTCCTTCTGCTGGTCAGATCCTCTGGAACGGCCACGATGTCACGCAATCTGGCATTTTCCACCAATACAAGTTGCAGCTCAATTGGCTTTCCCTCAAAGACGCTATAAAAGAGAAATTCACTGTCCTCGACAATGTTCAGTGGTTTGAATTGCTTGAGGGTAAGCAAGGAAAGTCTCTGCCGGCCCTGGAGCTTATGGGGCTTGGAAGATTGGCAAAAGAGAAAGCGAGAATGCTTTCAATGGGTCAAAGGAAGAGGGTGCAGCTGGCCAGGCTGCTCGCTATTGACCGTCCCATTTGGTTACTTGATGAGCCATCTGTTGCGTTAGATAATGATGGTGTGAAGTTGCTGGAGTATATAATTACGGAGCACCGGAAGAAGGGTGGGATAGTAATTGTGGCTACGCATCTACCAATTCAGATTGAGGACGCCATGGTCTTGAGGCTGCCTCCCAGGTTCCCCAGACGGATCACGTCGGTAGATATGCTTGGCCGAGCAGATATTTTATAG
- the LOC115752603 gene encoding uncharacterized protein LOC115752603 isoform X1 yields MGKKSWLCTVFTQVCLCIALYVALNLGRSQEHRDYTKSVIRSSGGFLDSYFVTVRGGFRAPNEQTRLLRLVLSGMATLEKVSRTYGAAFVVNISELGEDDPLMQNGTQKYQSLKIPWYTTKASKGGRSYFREQMKIPHGKTLDLIGLDTGLFKGSVMMGSSMGLGVEQLKWLTKILEETTGEWRIIAGFLPLTSCQESKDLFEARADLNPLSSIFSTYGVNAYLSKRAGMHRVHEGGVTYIGDPGQLYKKSNSASSHGTASVFCRELADGFLLHRVTALEIVTYFVNLSGEAVHKTVLRHPGKEVM; encoded by the exons ATGGGGAAAAAGTCTTGGTTATGCACGGTTTTCACTCAGGTGTGTCTCTGCATCGCTCTCTATGTTGCTTTGAACTTGGGCCGGTCTCAGGAACACAGGGATTATACCAAGAGTGTCATCAGAAGCAGCGGTGGATTTCTTGATTCTTACTTTGTCACTGTCCGAGGGGGATTTAGAGCTCCAAATGAACAGACGCGGCTCTTAAGACTG GTGCTCTCAGGGATGGCTACA CTGGAGAAGGTGTCAAGGACATATGGCGCAGCATTTGTTGTCAACATCAGTGAACTTGGCGAAGATGACCCACTTATGCAGAAT GGTACACAAAAGTACCAATCGCTGAAAATTCCATG GTACACCACTAAAGCttcaaaaggaggaagaagTTATTTCAGAGAGCAGATGAAAATTCCTCATGGGAAAACCTTAGACTTAATTGGTCTAGATACCGGCCTTTTTAAG GGTTCTGTGATGATGGGATCATCAATGGGGCTTGGCGTGGAGCAACTTAAATGGCTCACAAAGATCCTAGAGGAAACAACTGGTGAATG GCGCATAATCGCAGGATTTCTTCCTCTGACTTCCTGCCAAGAAAGTAAGGATCTATTTGAAGCAAGGGCAGATCTTAACCCTTTGAGTAGCATCTTTTCCACTTATGGAGTG AATGCATACTTAAGTAAAAGGGCTGGCATGCATCGTGTTCACGAAGGGGGTGTTACCTACATTGGCGACCCTGgccaattatataaaaaatctaATTCTGCTTCGTCTCATGGAACAGCGTCAGTCTTTTGCAG AGAACTTGCCGATGGGTTCCTTCTTCACAGAGTCACCGCTCTGGAAATA GTGACTTATTTCGTTAACTTGTCTGGGGAAGCTGTCCACAAAACCGTGCTGCGGCACCCCGGAAAGGAGGTCATGTGA
- the LOC115752603 gene encoding uncharacterized protein LOC115752603 isoform X2, with product MGKKSWLCTVFTQVCLCIALYVALNLGRSQEHRDYTKSVIRSSGGFLDSYFVTVRGGFRAPNEQTRLLRLLEKVSRTYGAAFVVNISELGEDDPLMQNVRGTQKYQSLKIPWYTTKASKGGRSYFREQMKIPHGKTLDLIGLDTGLFKGSVMMGSSMGLGVEQLKWLTKILEETTGEWRIIAGFLPLTSCQESKDLFEARADLNPLSSIFSTYGVNAYLSKRAGMHRVHEGGVTYIGDPGQLYKKSNSASSHGTASVFCRELADGFLLHRVTALEIVTYFVNLSGEAVHKTVLRHPGKEVM from the exons ATGGGGAAAAAGTCTTGGTTATGCACGGTTTTCACTCAGGTGTGTCTCTGCATCGCTCTCTATGTTGCTTTGAACTTGGGCCGGTCTCAGGAACACAGGGATTATACCAAGAGTGTCATCAGAAGCAGCGGTGGATTTCTTGATTCTTACTTTGTCACTGTCCGAGGGGGATTTAGAGCTCCAAATGAACAGACGCGGCTCTTAAGACTG CTGGAGAAGGTGTCAAGGACATATGGCGCAGCATTTGTTGTCAACATCAGTGAACTTGGCGAAGATGACCCACTTATGCAGAATGTAAGA GGTACACAAAAGTACCAATCGCTGAAAATTCCATG GTACACCACTAAAGCttcaaaaggaggaagaagTTATTTCAGAGAGCAGATGAAAATTCCTCATGGGAAAACCTTAGACTTAATTGGTCTAGATACCGGCCTTTTTAAG GGTTCTGTGATGATGGGATCATCAATGGGGCTTGGCGTGGAGCAACTTAAATGGCTCACAAAGATCCTAGAGGAAACAACTGGTGAATG GCGCATAATCGCAGGATTTCTTCCTCTGACTTCCTGCCAAGAAAGTAAGGATCTATTTGAAGCAAGGGCAGATCTTAACCCTTTGAGTAGCATCTTTTCCACTTATGGAGTG AATGCATACTTAAGTAAAAGGGCTGGCATGCATCGTGTTCACGAAGGGGGTGTTACCTACATTGGCGACCCTGgccaattatataaaaaatctaATTCTGCTTCGTCTCATGGAACAGCGTCAGTCTTTTGCAG AGAACTTGCCGATGGGTTCCTTCTTCACAGAGTCACCGCTCTGGAAATA GTGACTTATTTCGTTAACTTGTCTGGGGAAGCTGTCCACAAAACCGTGCTGCGGCACCCCGGAAAGGAGGTCATGTGA
- the LOC115752603 gene encoding uncharacterized protein LOC115752603 isoform X3, with protein MGKKSWLCTVFTQVCLCIALYVALNLGRSQEHRDYTKSVIRSSGGFLDSYFVTVRGGFRAPNEQTRLLRLLEKVSRTYGAAFVVNISELGEDDPLMQNGTQKYQSLKIPWYTTKASKGGRSYFREQMKIPHGKTLDLIGLDTGLFKGSVMMGSSMGLGVEQLKWLTKILEETTGEWRIIAGFLPLTSCQESKDLFEARADLNPLSSIFSTYGVNAYLSKRAGMHRVHEGGVTYIGDPGQLYKKSNSASSHGTASVFCRELADGFLLHRVTALEIVTYFVNLSGEAVHKTVLRHPGKEVM; from the exons ATGGGGAAAAAGTCTTGGTTATGCACGGTTTTCACTCAGGTGTGTCTCTGCATCGCTCTCTATGTTGCTTTGAACTTGGGCCGGTCTCAGGAACACAGGGATTATACCAAGAGTGTCATCAGAAGCAGCGGTGGATTTCTTGATTCTTACTTTGTCACTGTCCGAGGGGGATTTAGAGCTCCAAATGAACAGACGCGGCTCTTAAGACTG CTGGAGAAGGTGTCAAGGACATATGGCGCAGCATTTGTTGTCAACATCAGTGAACTTGGCGAAGATGACCCACTTATGCAGAAT GGTACACAAAAGTACCAATCGCTGAAAATTCCATG GTACACCACTAAAGCttcaaaaggaggaagaagTTATTTCAGAGAGCAGATGAAAATTCCTCATGGGAAAACCTTAGACTTAATTGGTCTAGATACCGGCCTTTTTAAG GGTTCTGTGATGATGGGATCATCAATGGGGCTTGGCGTGGAGCAACTTAAATGGCTCACAAAGATCCTAGAGGAAACAACTGGTGAATG GCGCATAATCGCAGGATTTCTTCCTCTGACTTCCTGCCAAGAAAGTAAGGATCTATTTGAAGCAAGGGCAGATCTTAACCCTTTGAGTAGCATCTTTTCCACTTATGGAGTG AATGCATACTTAAGTAAAAGGGCTGGCATGCATCGTGTTCACGAAGGGGGTGTTACCTACATTGGCGACCCTGgccaattatataaaaaatctaATTCTGCTTCGTCTCATGGAACAGCGTCAGTCTTTTGCAG AGAACTTGCCGATGGGTTCCTTCTTCACAGAGTCACCGCTCTGGAAATA GTGACTTATTTCGTTAACTTGTCTGGGGAAGCTGTCCACAAAACCGTGCTGCGGCACCCCGGAAAGGAGGTCATGTGA